A region of Sesamum indicum cultivar Zhongzhi No. 13 linkage group LG7, S_indicum_v1.0, whole genome shotgun sequence DNA encodes the following proteins:
- the LOC105166319 gene encoding UDP-glucuronate:xylan alpha-glucuronosyltransferase 2 isoform X2: MENGGIKMKAVLEEPKPRRELIKREKPSFLSGIGTRMRIGMVNMDDEDVSEWKAHGQVVPIPFERVSNMFEWKALFPEWIDEEEEYSGSTCPEIPMPDLDKYEKMDMIVAKLPCKAPEEGWNRDVFRLQVHLLVANMAVRRGRWEWGGRMKVVFLSQCMPMVELFRCNEMVGKEGEWWYYRPEMWRLEQKVTMPIGSCNLALPLWDDKGINQVYDVSKIRSITENPNPRKREAYATVLHSSESYVCGAIILAHSLLQTRTRRDLILLLDTSISEPARQALSRAGWTLRFIKRIRNPRAEKGSYNEYNYSKFRLWQLTDYDKIIFIDSDVVVFRNLDILFHFPQMSATGNDGSIFNSGVMVIEPSNCTFRMLMNRRKEIVSYNGGDQGFLNEVFVWWQRLPRRVNFLKNFWSNSSIEASVKNQLFGSDPPKLYSLHYLGLKPWQCYRDYDCNWDVADQRVYASDAAHERWWKVHDDMEEGLQRFCGLSEERKIELEWGRKISREMGFQDQHWRINVTDPRKFI; this comes from the exons ATGGAGAATGGCGGGATTAAGATGAAAGCAGTGTTGGAGGAGCCAAAGCCTCGAAGGGAGTTGATCAAGAGGGAAAAACCAAGTTTCTTGAGTGGCATAGGTACAAGAATGAGGATAGGGATGGTGAACATGGACGACGAAGATGTTTCTGAATGGAAGGCTCATGGACAGGTCGTCCCAATACCATTTGAGAGAGTATCCAATATGTTTGAATGGAAGGCCTTGTTCCCAGAGTGGATAGACGAAGAGGAAGAATATTCCGGCTCAACATGCCCTGAAATCCCAATGCCGGATTTGGATAAGTACGAAAAGATGGACATGATTGTGGCTAAGTTACCATGCAAGGCTCCAGAGGAAGGGTGGAACAGGGATGTGTTTAGGCTTCAGGTCCATCTCTTGGTGGCGAATATGGCAGTAAGGAGGGGGAGGTGGGAATGGGGTGGGAGGATGAAGGTGGTATTTTTGAGCCAATGTATGCCGATGGTGGAGTTGTTCCGGTGCAATGAGATGGTGGGGAAGGAGGGGGAGTGGTGGTACTATAGGCCGGAAATGTGGCGGTTGGAGCAGAAAGTAACGATGCCGATCGGCTCATGTAACTTGGCGCTGCCTTTGTGGGATGACAAAG GAATCAACCAAGTGTATGATGTATCCAAGATCCGATCCATCACCGAAAACCCAAACCCGCGAAAGCGAGAAGCCTACGCTACAGTCCTCCACTCCTCCGAATCCTACGTCTGCGGTGCAATAATCCTAGCCCACAGCCTCCTCCAGACCCGAACCCGACGCGACCTCATCCTCCTCCTCGACACCTCCATTTCCGAACCCGCCCGCCAAGCTCTCTCCCGGGCCGGGTGGACCCTCCGATTCATAAAACGGATCCGCAACCCGAGAGCTGAGAAGGGCTCCTACAACGAATACAACTACAGCAAGTTCCGGCTATGGCAGCTCACCGACTACGACAAGATCATCTTCATCGACTCCGACGTCGTCGTTTTCCGCAACCTAGACATCCTCTTCCACTTCCCACAGATGTCCGCCACCGGCAACGACGGCTCCATTTTCAACTCGGGCGTGATGGTGATCGAGCCCTCGAACTGCACCTTCCGCATGCTGATGAACCGGAGGAAGGAGATCGTCTCCTACAACGGCGGCGATCAGGGTTTCTTGAACGAGGTGTTCGTGTGGTGGCAGAGGCTGCCGAGGCGGGTCAACTTCTTGAAGAACTTCTGGTCGAATTCCTCGATTGAGGCGAGCGTGAAGAATCAGCTGTTCGGGTCGGACCCTCCGAAGCTGTACTCGTTGCATTATCTGGGGCTGAAGCCATGGCAGTGCTACAGGGACTACGACTGCAACTGGGATGTGGCGGATCAGCGGGTTTACGCGAGCGACGCGGCGCACGAGCGGTGGTGGAAGGTGCACGACGACATGGAAGAGGGGTTGCAGAGGTTTTGTGGGCTGTCGGAGGAGAGGAAAATAGAGCTGGAGTGGGGCAGGAAGATTTCGAGGGAAATGGGGTTTCAGGATCAGCATTGGAGGATCAATGTTACTGAtccaagaaaatttatttga
- the LOC105166319 gene encoding UDP-glucuronate:xylan alpha-glucuronosyltransferase 2 isoform X1 — MVFTKMIKSTSAKALIIRINLVFLAFFLILYVILLLCPSASDYHQQAALLVRCSFRDCHHKMENGGIKMKAVLEEPKPRRELIKREKPSFLSGIGTRMRIGMVNMDDEDVSEWKAHGQVVPIPFERVSNMFEWKALFPEWIDEEEEYSGSTCPEIPMPDLDKYEKMDMIVAKLPCKAPEEGWNRDVFRLQVHLLVANMAVRRGRWEWGGRMKVVFLSQCMPMVELFRCNEMVGKEGEWWYYRPEMWRLEQKVTMPIGSCNLALPLWDDKGINQVYDVSKIRSITENPNPRKREAYATVLHSSESYVCGAIILAHSLLQTRTRRDLILLLDTSISEPARQALSRAGWTLRFIKRIRNPRAEKGSYNEYNYSKFRLWQLTDYDKIIFIDSDVVVFRNLDILFHFPQMSATGNDGSIFNSGVMVIEPSNCTFRMLMNRRKEIVSYNGGDQGFLNEVFVWWQRLPRRVNFLKNFWSNSSIEASVKNQLFGSDPPKLYSLHYLGLKPWQCYRDYDCNWDVADQRVYASDAAHERWWKVHDDMEEGLQRFCGLSEERKIELEWGRKISREMGFQDQHWRINVTDPRKFI, encoded by the exons ATGGTGTTCACAAAGATGATCAAGTCCACTTCTGCAAAAGCTCTGATCATCAGAATCAATCTTGTTTTCTTGGCATTCTTCTTGATTCTCTATGTGATCCTTCTCCTTTGCCCTTCTGCCTCCGATTACCACCAGCAGGCGGCATTGTTGGTTAGATGCTCGTTCCGTGACTGCCATCATAAG ATGGAGAATGGCGGGATTAAGATGAAAGCAGTGTTGGAGGAGCCAAAGCCTCGAAGGGAGTTGATCAAGAGGGAAAAACCAAGTTTCTTGAGTGGCATAGGTACAAGAATGAGGATAGGGATGGTGAACATGGACGACGAAGATGTTTCTGAATGGAAGGCTCATGGACAGGTCGTCCCAATACCATTTGAGAGAGTATCCAATATGTTTGAATGGAAGGCCTTGTTCCCAGAGTGGATAGACGAAGAGGAAGAATATTCCGGCTCAACATGCCCTGAAATCCCAATGCCGGATTTGGATAAGTACGAAAAGATGGACATGATTGTGGCTAAGTTACCATGCAAGGCTCCAGAGGAAGGGTGGAACAGGGATGTGTTTAGGCTTCAGGTCCATCTCTTGGTGGCGAATATGGCAGTAAGGAGGGGGAGGTGGGAATGGGGTGGGAGGATGAAGGTGGTATTTTTGAGCCAATGTATGCCGATGGTGGAGTTGTTCCGGTGCAATGAGATGGTGGGGAAGGAGGGGGAGTGGTGGTACTATAGGCCGGAAATGTGGCGGTTGGAGCAGAAAGTAACGATGCCGATCGGCTCATGTAACTTGGCGCTGCCTTTGTGGGATGACAAAG GAATCAACCAAGTGTATGATGTATCCAAGATCCGATCCATCACCGAAAACCCAAACCCGCGAAAGCGAGAAGCCTACGCTACAGTCCTCCACTCCTCCGAATCCTACGTCTGCGGTGCAATAATCCTAGCCCACAGCCTCCTCCAGACCCGAACCCGACGCGACCTCATCCTCCTCCTCGACACCTCCATTTCCGAACCCGCCCGCCAAGCTCTCTCCCGGGCCGGGTGGACCCTCCGATTCATAAAACGGATCCGCAACCCGAGAGCTGAGAAGGGCTCCTACAACGAATACAACTACAGCAAGTTCCGGCTATGGCAGCTCACCGACTACGACAAGATCATCTTCATCGACTCCGACGTCGTCGTTTTCCGCAACCTAGACATCCTCTTCCACTTCCCACAGATGTCCGCCACCGGCAACGACGGCTCCATTTTCAACTCGGGCGTGATGGTGATCGAGCCCTCGAACTGCACCTTCCGCATGCTGATGAACCGGAGGAAGGAGATCGTCTCCTACAACGGCGGCGATCAGGGTTTCTTGAACGAGGTGTTCGTGTGGTGGCAGAGGCTGCCGAGGCGGGTCAACTTCTTGAAGAACTTCTGGTCGAATTCCTCGATTGAGGCGAGCGTGAAGAATCAGCTGTTCGGGTCGGACCCTCCGAAGCTGTACTCGTTGCATTATCTGGGGCTGAAGCCATGGCAGTGCTACAGGGACTACGACTGCAACTGGGATGTGGCGGATCAGCGGGTTTACGCGAGCGACGCGGCGCACGAGCGGTGGTGGAAGGTGCACGACGACATGGAAGAGGGGTTGCAGAGGTTTTGTGGGCTGTCGGAGGAGAGGAAAATAGAGCTGGAGTGGGGCAGGAAGATTTCGAGGGAAATGGGGTTTCAGGATCAGCATTGGAGGATCAATGTTACTGAtccaagaaaatttatttga